One Streptosporangium sp. NBC_01495 DNA window includes the following coding sequences:
- a CDS encoding DegT/DnrJ/EryC1/StrS family aminotransferase — protein sequence MSPPKPGGADARGIGTTDPPGTRGAGPGSRAEDDPVSPGPPHPLEWPVYDDGVAARVAELVTLGRTFDYDYGPELAELERSFAERHGRAHALALTSGTAGLLAAYFALGVGPGDEVIVPDLTFFSTASPLFLLGAVPVLCDAGDATGNVAAADVEALVTPRTVAIVVTHLWGHSCDMDALRAVADRRGLALVEDCSHAHGSTFRSRPVGSMGDISVFSVGGRKLVSGGMGGMLLTDSEDVFARACLLTNFRHRTDLTIDAVRYKPFLLTGLGGNFRISTPGAVLAQSHLDRLDELVERRVTNMSALAAGLGELPGVRPSPVAEGVTMGAWYDGVVEVTPECPFSRDGLVAAGQERGLKVRAPATRPLHVFPLFQGTAPDWSPQVAAAVRAAAAVNDRPFPRSAELFARWMKLPVNFLWKPNSPLVGAYLEAFDDAFSMARTA from the coding sequence GTGAGCCCGCCGAAACCCGGAGGCGCGGACGCGCGGGGGATCGGGACCACAGACCCCCCGGGGACGCGGGGGGCCGGGCCCGGGAGCCGCGCCGAGGACGATCCGGTCTCCCCCGGCCCGCCGCACCCGCTCGAATGGCCGGTCTACGACGACGGCGTGGCGGCCAGGGTCGCCGAGCTGGTGACGCTGGGGCGCACGTTCGACTACGACTACGGCCCCGAGCTGGCCGAGCTGGAGCGGTCGTTCGCCGAGCGGCACGGCCGCGCCCACGCCCTGGCGCTCACCTCGGGCACGGCGGGGCTGCTCGCCGCCTACTTCGCGCTGGGCGTCGGGCCCGGTGACGAGGTGATCGTCCCGGACCTCACGTTCTTCAGCACCGCCTCGCCGCTGTTCCTGCTGGGCGCGGTGCCGGTGCTCTGCGACGCGGGCGACGCCACCGGGAACGTGGCCGCGGCGGACGTGGAGGCGCTGGTCACGCCCCGTACGGTCGCGATCGTCGTCACCCACCTGTGGGGCCACAGCTGCGACATGGACGCCCTGCGCGCGGTGGCCGACCGGCGCGGGCTCGCCCTGGTGGAGGACTGCTCGCACGCCCACGGCTCCACCTTCCGTTCCCGGCCCGTGGGCTCCATGGGCGACATCTCGGTCTTCAGCGTGGGCGGCAGGAAGCTGGTCTCCGGGGGCATGGGCGGCATGCTCCTCACCGACTCCGAGGACGTCTTCGCCCGCGCCTGCCTGCTGACCAACTTCCGGCACCGCACCGACCTGACCATCGACGCCGTCCGCTACAAGCCGTTCCTGCTCACCGGTCTCGGCGGCAACTTCCGCATCTCCACGCCGGGCGCGGTGCTCGCCCAGAGCCACCTCGACCGCCTGGACGAGCTGGTGGAGCGCAGGGTGACCAACATGTCCGCCCTGGCCGCGGGGCTCGGCGAGCTGCCGGGCGTGCGCCCCTCCCCCGTCGCCGAGGGCGTCACGATGGGGGCGTGGTACGACGGGGTCGTCGAGGTGACGCCGGAGTGCCCGTTCAGCCGGGACGGGCTGGTGGCGGCCGGTCAGGAGCGCGGCCTGAAGGTGCGCGCCCCGGCCACCCGGCCGCTGCACGTCTTCCCGCTCTTCCAGGGCACCGCGCCCGACTGGTCACCCCAGGTCGCCGCCGCCGTACGGGCCGCCGCGGCGGTGAACGACCGGCCGTTCCCGCGTTCCGCGGAATTGTTCGCCCGGTGGATGAAATTGCCGGTGAATTTTCTCTGGAAACCGAACTCGCCGCTGGTCGGCGCATATCTCGAAGCGTTCGACGACGCATTCTCGATGGCGCGCACCGCGTAA
- a CDS encoding class I SAM-dependent methyltransferase, with amino-acid sequence MGPKTQPNGYDDGGCDARYTRTACLWGRRPDRISDALGDALSLPGAPEEIGPPATPPGAGAPAVLDVGCGEGRNAVRLAQRGARVLAMDVSAAALENGARVWGDAGGIEWRQGDARTAGLEPASFDGVLACSVLHWLEDGEQVADVVARLQAATRPGGVNALLMFNGGHAYLPPAGEMRMPVLLPHDWYLARYAGWTVLSATDTDSTHTHRGHEEPHTHAVTRLVARKGDGS; translated from the coding sequence ATGGGACCTAAAACACAGCCGAACGGCTACGACGACGGTGGTTGCGACGCCCGCTACACCAGGACCGCCTGCCTGTGGGGCCGCAGGCCGGACCGGATCTCCGACGCCCTGGGGGACGCGCTCTCCCTGCCCGGAGCCCCCGAGGAGATCGGCCCGCCCGCCACCCCGCCCGGCGCGGGCGCGCCCGCCGTCCTCGACGTGGGGTGCGGTGAGGGGCGCAACGCGGTACGGCTCGCCCAGCGGGGCGCGCGGGTGCTGGCGATGGACGTGTCGGCCGCCGCGCTGGAGAACGGCGCGCGGGTGTGGGGCGACGCCGGTGGGATCGAGTGGCGGCAGGGCGACGCGCGCACCGCCGGGCTGGAGCCCGCCTCGTTCGACGGGGTGCTGGCGTGCAGCGTCCTGCACTGGCTGGAGGACGGGGAACAGGTCGCCGACGTCGTCGCCAGGCTCCAGGCCGCGACCAGGCCGGGAGGGGTGAACGCCCTGCTGATGTTCAACGGCGGCCACGCCTACCTGCCTCCCGCCGGCGAGATGCGCATGCCGGTCCTGCTGCCCCACGACTGGTACCTCGCCAGGTACGCCGGGTGGACCGTGCTGAGCGCCACCGACACCGACTCCACGCACACGCACAGGGGCCACGAGGAGCCGCACACCCACGCGGTGACCAGGCTCGTGGCCCGCAAGGGGGACGGCTCGTGA